From Vitis vinifera cultivar Pinot Noir 40024 chromosome 14, ASM3070453v1, a single genomic window includes:
- the LOC132255016 gene encoding uncharacterized protein LOC132255016, with translation MRLMEKMRKLWWTPCAAHCIDLMLEDIGKLNVHATTLSRARQVVKFIYGHTWVLSLMRTFTKNHELLRPAITRFATTFLTLQSLCKQKQALIAMFPSEKWCSSTWVKKVEGVKTRSTVLFDPNFWPHVAFCIKTTVPLVSVLREVDSEERPAMGYNYELMDSAKEKIAFNYRGVERKYGLIWRKIDARWTPQLHRPLHVAGYYLNPQLRYGDKFSNADEVRKGLFECMDRMLDYQERLKVDIQFDSYDQTMGEFGSRIAIDSRTLRSPTSWWMCFRGSTPELQKFAIRVLSLTCSASGCERNWSTFESVILLFL, from the coding sequence ATGAGGCTTatggaaaaaatgagaaaattgtgGTGGACTCCTTGTGCTGCTCATTGTATTGATTTGATGTTGGAGGATATTGGAAAGCTAAATGTTCATGCTACTACACTCTCTCGAGCTAGGCAAGTTGTGAAGTTCATATATGGGCATACTTGGGTTCTTAgcttgatgagaacatttacaaaaaatcatgaacttCTTCGTCCAGCAATTACACGATTTGCTACTACATTTCTTACTCTCCAAAGCCTTTGTAAGCAAAAGCAAGCTCTTATAGCAATGTTCCCATCAGAAAAATGGTGTTCAAGCACATGGGTTAAAAAGGTAGAAGGTGTGAAAACTCGAAGTACAGTGttgtttgatccaaatttttggcCTCATGTTGCTTTTTGCATAAAGACCACTGTTCCATTAGTTAGTGTCTTGAGAGAGGTTGATTCAGAGGAAAGACCAGCCATGGGTTATAATTATGAGTTGATGGATTCAGCTAAGGAGAAGATTGCATTTAATTATCGGGGCGTGGAGAGAAAATATGGcctaatttggagaaaaattgatGCAAGATGGACTCCGCAACTTCATCGACCTTTACATGTAGCGGGTTATTATCTTAATCCTCAATTGCGGTATGGAGATAAGTTCTCTAATGCTGATGAGGTGAGGAAGggattatttgaatgcatggatAGGATGTTGGATTATCAAGAACGTTTAAAAGTTGACATTCAGTTCGACTCATATGACCAAACAATGGGTGAATTTGGGAGTCgtattgcaattgattctcgaACATTAAGAAGTCCTACAAGTTGGTGGATGTGTTTTAGGGGTTCAACACCGGAGTTGCAAAAGTTTGCTATTCGAGTCCTTAGCCTTACTTGTAGTGCTTCgggatgtgaaagaaattggagcacatttgAGTCggtaatacttttatttttgtaa